The following proteins are encoded in a genomic region of Pseudodesulfovibrio sp. JC047:
- a CDS encoding transporter substrate-binding domain-containing protein, protein MFAVPVHRVRPLAGILLLAMVWCGLFSSRPAVAQQPPDHFTAVILANFPPLYITTREGQPDGFALDVLKAVSKQADFEYELLVVNNWVEAIDAIVSGKADFIPGIGLTAPRKKHFLYTDVFETVSISCFVRTDSTEISRIEDLPGHRIAVIDKTLPQARLGTVPGVTLLSFSDVDEALFSLLSGKSDALFFAEAFVQQRAREIGIEHKVRALEKPFLEVKRGYILPKDRTALRDRLDTALHAYMISSDFNKTYLKWRGGPTPYWTAHRVASAGLIILILTVIGFSFWRWISVSRLNTQLQQSMDELVETQTQLQAREAQLITAKEHAEAASTSKSEFLATMSHELRTPLNGIMGMLQLMTLEKLEPTHTEYVETALQSCKNLARLIGDILDLSKVEAGKMELALIPFNPKHLLESVRDSVVQLAREKELTLSLTLDDDVPECVIGDPARLRQVLINLVGNAIKFTEQGTVSIEVTQHPSQTVKTTRLIFSVSDTGIGIPEAMQQEIFGAFTQVSGTAKAFQGTGLGLHIVKQLVTLMDGDIAITSTEGHGTTITFSATFELDEQGRTDSPKPDTPSGQDIQPRHILIVEDERVNQIAISKLVERLGHTTDLATNGKMAMHMLMDTHFDLILMDIQMPIMNGIETTRRIRSSSEKRVREVPIIALTAHAMSGDREKFLTVGMDDYLAKPVSIDRLKTILEALFAT, encoded by the coding sequence ATGTTTGCAGTTCCGGTTCATCGCGTTCGACCGCTGGCAGGAATACTCTTGCTCGCAATGGTCTGGTGCGGTCTTTTCTCATCCCGGCCAGCCGTGGCCCAGCAACCCCCTGACCACTTCACCGCCGTCATTCTCGCAAATTTCCCCCCTCTGTACATAACCACACGAGAAGGGCAGCCGGACGGTTTTGCTCTGGACGTTCTCAAGGCCGTGAGCAAACAGGCCGACTTCGAGTACGAGCTGCTCGTCGTCAACAATTGGGTCGAGGCCATTGACGCCATCGTCTCGGGCAAGGCCGACTTCATCCCCGGCATTGGCCTGACTGCCCCCCGCAAGAAACACTTCCTGTACACGGATGTTTTCGAAACCGTATCCATCTCCTGCTTTGTCCGCACGGATTCCACGGAAATTTCACGCATCGAAGACCTGCCTGGACATCGGATTGCCGTCATTGACAAAACCCTGCCGCAGGCACGGCTCGGCACTGTCCCCGGCGTCACTCTGCTCTCATTCTCCGATGTTGATGAAGCCTTGTTCAGCCTGTTGTCCGGCAAGTCGGACGCCCTGTTCTTTGCCGAAGCATTTGTCCAGCAAAGGGCGCGCGAAATTGGCATTGAACACAAGGTACGGGCCTTGGAAAAACCATTTCTGGAAGTCAAGCGCGGCTACATCCTGCCCAAAGACCGGACCGCCCTTCGAGACCGGCTGGACACGGCATTGCATGCTTACATGATTTCATCGGATTTCAACAAAACCTATCTCAAATGGCGTGGCGGCCCCACTCCATACTGGACAGCGCATCGTGTCGCGTCAGCCGGACTGATTATCCTCATTCTCACGGTCATCGGTTTCTCATTCTGGCGATGGATTTCAGTCTCCAGATTGAACACCCAGCTGCAACAATCCATGGATGAACTGGTGGAAACCCAGACCCAATTACAGGCCCGGGAAGCCCAGCTCATCACGGCCAAGGAACATGCTGAAGCGGCCAGCACCAGCAAAAGCGAATTCCTGGCCACCATGAGTCATGAATTGCGCACACCCCTCAACGGTATCATGGGGATGCTCCAGCTCATGACGCTGGAAAAACTTGAACCGACCCACACGGAATATGTGGAGACCGCACTCCAATCCTGCAAAAACCTGGCTCGCCTAATCGGCGACATTCTGGACCTCTCCAAAGTCGAGGCGGGCAAGATGGAACTCGCGCTTATTCCATTCAACCCAAAACATTTATTGGAATCCGTGCGGGATAGTGTCGTCCAACTGGCCCGGGAAAAAGAACTGACGCTTTCCCTGACGCTTGATGACGATGTGCCGGAATGCGTGATCGGCGACCCGGCCCGACTGCGACAGGTGCTCATCAATCTGGTCGGCAACGCCATCAAGTTCACGGAACAGGGCACGGTGTCGATTGAGGTCACCCAGCACCCTTCACAGACCGTGAAAACGACCCGACTCATTTTTTCGGTCAGCGACACGGGCATCGGTATCCCCGAAGCCATGCAACAGGAAATTTTCGGCGCGTTCACCCAGGTTTCCGGGACCGCAAAGGCGTTTCAGGGAACAGGACTGGGGCTGCATATCGTCAAACAACTCGTCACGCTCATGGATGGCGACATTGCTATCACCAGCACGGAAGGACACGGAACGACCATCACCTTTTCCGCCACGTTTGAATTGGACGAACAGGGACGCACAGATTCTCCGAAACCGGACACACCATCCGGGCAGGACATCCAGCCCCGGCACATCCTGATCGTGGAAGACGAACGGGTGAATCAGATCGCCATCAGCAAACTGGTGGAACGATTGGGACACACCACCGACCTGGCGACGAACGGGAAAATGGCTATGCACATGCTGATGGACACCCATTTCGACCTGATTCTCATGGATATCCAAATGCCCATCATGAATGGCATTGAAACGACTCGCCGGATCCGCTCTTCATCGGAAAAAAGAGTGAGAGAAGTACCGATCATCGCTCTCACCGCCCACGCAATGAGTGGAGACCGGGAAAAATTCCTCACCGTGGGCATGGATGACTATCTGGCCAAACCCGTGAGCATCGACCGGCTCAAAACAATTCTTGAAGCCCTATTCGCCACGTAA
- a CDS encoding EF-hand domain-containing protein, translated as MRFKGVVKKVFGVVFLLLLAGQPCVASPNYDVCFNALDVDVNGTMTKGEFLVAFPNGELGLFDEIDTNADRAVDREEWMTYIVEHGKKSAD; from the coding sequence GTGCGGTTTAAAGGCGTTGTGAAAAAAGTATTCGGTGTGGTTTTTCTGTTGCTCTTGGCAGGCCAACCCTGCGTGGCCAGTCCCAATTATGATGTGTGTTTCAATGCCTTGGACGTGGACGTGAATGGGACCATGACCAAAGGGGAATTCCTGGTGGCTTTTCCCAATGGTGAATTGGGACTTTTTGACGAGATCGATACCAATGCGGATCGTGCGGTGGATCGTGAAGAGTGGATGACCTACATCGTTGAACACGGGAAAAAGTCCGCTGACTAA
- a CDS encoding metal-sensitive transcriptional regulator — METASMSEEQQIKKNVLSRMKRIEGQVRGIQGMIEAGKECEDILVQVRAVRSALQSANKLILKRYMLRCYAEALDNEVEEKEALDKLIKVLTGFIEG, encoded by the coding sequence ATGGAAACAGCATCAATGAGTGAAGAGCAGCAGATCAAGAAGAATGTGTTGTCCCGCATGAAGCGGATCGAAGGTCAGGTTCGGGGAATTCAGGGCATGATCGAGGCTGGAAAGGAATGCGAAGATATTCTGGTACAGGTCCGTGCGGTACGGTCCGCCTTGCAGTCGGCCAACAAGTTGATTTTGAAACGCTATATGCTCAGGTGTTATGCTGAAGCCTTGGATAATGAAGTTGAAGAAAAAGAGGCCCTGGATAAGCTCATTAAGGTCTTGACCGGATTTATCGAGGGGTAG
- a CDS encoding molecular chaperone TorD family protein, giving the protein MSISPSQIYILNLLELCVTIFRGPNSTGWTQLAHAGVPELLRHVQQNPESLKLPIQELGNTLISPKKADTAELETEYVRLFITSPNGVPAPLYASCHLDTTPRTMGQSAVDMQARLHQAGLEIAMASNEPADHLTIELEYLYTLLAQGWSASPQDIRDSKDFARATMLPWVRTFRTALLSAHPHPVFEHAGNLLVAVLEIVADGHCRASS; this is encoded by the coding sequence ATGTCCATATCGCCGTCACAAATATATATTCTCAACCTGTTGGAACTGTGTGTTACCATCTTTCGCGGCCCGAACTCGACCGGCTGGACCCAACTGGCCCACGCAGGAGTGCCTGAACTCCTCCGCCATGTCCAGCAAAACCCCGAAAGCCTTAAATTGCCTATTCAGGAGCTGGGAAATACACTGATATCCCCAAAAAAAGCCGACACCGCCGAACTTGAAACCGAGTACGTCCGGTTATTCATCACCAGTCCGAACGGCGTACCCGCTCCGCTCTATGCGTCCTGCCACCTCGATACCACGCCGCGCACCATGGGGCAAAGCGCTGTGGATATGCAGGCTCGACTGCACCAGGCCGGACTTGAAATCGCTATGGCATCCAATGAACCGGCAGACCACCTCACCATCGAACTTGAATACCTCTATACCCTGCTGGCACAGGGATGGTCCGCTTCTCCGCAAGACATCCGGGACAGCAAGGATTTTGCCAGGGCCACCATGCTCCCGTGGGTCCGCACATTCCGCACGGCCCTGCTTTCGGCACACCCGCATCCGGTCTTCGAACACGCGGGCAACCTGCTGGTGGCCGTGCTCGAAATCGTGGCCGACGGTCACTGTCGCGCATCATCCTGA
- a CDS encoding rhodanese-like domain-containing protein — translation MWIQPSTIFFMLLAACVVWSVPVHADDNAVWWADAQAEAEQEGYALLATEELKALLESGANPLVIDARADYEFAAGHIPGAVNMAFDLGDRLELSQARRMEFEAVVGPIRDRLVVVYCRSFRULRSGIAARWAARLGYTNVYRYAAGFHAWKAAYPRQVEGVEDEPHILAVGDAFPTCRVAVLNGDADRDYLGLPKGTRWLQLSELSARFVLIQLYNTLCNDCVKETRLLSAFFKDVESDPVLAGQLKIIGLGVYDSNQAVVRFKKKHGVAYPLFSDKSGQIFDCLGQAELPLAYLVRAEGDGSWTIELIRRGYFEPDADFLDVLRSAVRQDDARQ, via the coding sequence ATGTGGATACAGCCATCAACCATCTTCTTCATGCTCCTCGCCGCGTGCGTGGTGTGGAGTGTTCCGGTTCATGCGGATGACAATGCGGTCTGGTGGGCCGATGCACAGGCCGAAGCCGAACAGGAAGGATACGCGCTTCTCGCCACCGAGGAACTGAAGGCCCTGCTGGAATCCGGGGCAAACCCGCTGGTCATCGATGCCCGGGCCGATTATGAATTCGCCGCTGGACACATTCCGGGGGCGGTGAACATGGCTTTTGATCTCGGCGATCGTCTTGAGCTGTCTCAGGCCCGCCGAATGGAATTCGAGGCCGTGGTCGGTCCGATCCGGGACCGGCTGGTGGTGGTGTATTGCCGCAGCTTCAGGTGACTGCGCAGTGGCATTGCGGCGCGCTGGGCAGCGCGTCTCGGATATACCAACGTGTATCGGTACGCGGCGGGTTTTCATGCCTGGAAAGCCGCGTACCCTCGGCAGGTGGAGGGAGTGGAGGACGAACCGCACATTCTGGCCGTGGGTGATGCCTTCCCGACCTGCCGGGTGGCGGTGCTGAACGGCGACGCTGATCGGGACTATCTGGGATTGCCCAAAGGAACCCGTTGGCTGCAATTATCCGAATTGTCCGCCCGGTTCGTGTTGATTCAATTGTACAATACCCTGTGTAACGATTGTGTGAAGGAAACCCGTCTTCTGTCGGCGTTTTTCAAGGATGTGGAAAGCGATCCCGTGCTGGCCGGGCAGCTCAAGATCATCGGGCTTGGGGTGTATGATTCCAATCAGGCCGTGGTGCGCTTCAAGAAGAAGCACGGTGTGGCCTATCCGTTGTTTTCCGATAAGAGCGGGCAGATTTTCGACTGTCTGGGACAGGCCGAATTGCCATTGGCCTATCTGGTTCGGGCGGAAGGGGATGGCTCGTGGACCATTGAGCTGATTCGGCGTGGATATTTTGAACCGGATGCCGATTTCCTGGATGTGCTCAGGTCGGCCGTGCGTCAGGATGATGCGCGACAGTGA
- a CDS encoding rhodanese-like domain-containing protein — protein sequence MFRKLVSIAVILACAVVAMAGVGLAEETKKPVFKEFHSIVEYDVVAKYAVMPKPKGVMIVDSRPYKPKYVDGYIPTAVSIPTSQFDKLVDRLPADKNDMVIFYCGGFHCGLSHKAAWKAEKLGYTNVHVYAAGFPDYKKRALYYSIGLENLHARMTKGEKYMLVDARPYQKFLAGAIPSAIGIPEREFADKRSMLPIGKGDVPLIYYCGGHACALSHKSAIKARYLGYTKVMVAEAGYPGWKEMFGGADTAVKAGAAEGAVDTEWFLATIKDNPDSILLIDVRDPEEFAAGHFPTAINMPVDMVEKKASDIPTDKPIVFSCATGARAGEAYYLYMDMIPDAKNVFYLEATNEFGAENTYEVHPNK from the coding sequence ATGTTCAGGAAATTAGTGAGTATTGCCGTAATACTGGCCTGTGCCGTTGTGGCCATGGCCGGGGTCGGTCTGGCTGAGGAGACCAAAAAGCCCGTATTTAAGGAATTTCATTCCATTGTGGAATATGACGTTGTGGCCAAATACGCCGTCATGCCCAAACCGAAAGGTGTCATGATCGTGGATTCCCGGCCCTACAAACCCAAATATGTGGATGGATACATCCCGACGGCGGTCTCCATCCCCACCAGTCAATTCGACAAGTTGGTGGACAGGTTGCCCGCCGACAAGAATGACATGGTGATTTTCTACTGTGGCGGATTCCACTGCGGGCTTTCTCATAAGGCCGCCTGGAAGGCAGAGAAACTTGGCTATACCAATGTCCATGTCTACGCCGCCGGTTTCCCGGACTACAAGAAGCGCGCCCTGTATTATTCCATCGGGCTGGAAAATCTTCATGCCCGGATGACCAAGGGTGAAAAGTACATGCTGGTCGATGCCCGTCCATATCAGAAGTTCCTGGCCGGTGCGATTCCGTCCGCCATTGGCATCCCGGAAAGGGAATTTGCCGACAAGCGAAGCATGTTGCCGATCGGCAAAGGGGATGTCCCGCTGATCTATTATTGTGGCGGACACGCCTGTGCCCTGTCCCACAAGTCCGCCATCAAGGCCCGGTACCTCGGGTACACGAAGGTCATGGTCGCCGAAGCCGGGTATCCCGGCTGGAAGGAGATGTTTGGCGGGGCAGACACTGCGGTCAAGGCCGGTGCGGCTGAAGGTGCAGTGGATACCGAGTGGTTCCTCGCCACGATTAAAGACAATCCGGATTCCATTCTGCTGATCGATGTCCGGGACCCCGAGGAATTCGCTGCCGGGCATTTCCCGACCGCCATCAACATGCCGGTCGATATGGTTGAAAAGAAGGCGTCGGATATCCCCACGGACAAGCCGATCGTCTTTTCCTGCGCAACCGGTGCCCGAGCTGGCGAGGCGTATTATCTGTATATGGATATGATTCCCGATGCGAAAAATGTGTTTTATCTGGAAGCCACCAACGAGTTCGGTGCGGAGAATACCTACGAAGTCCACCCGAACAAATAA
- a CDS encoding cytochrome b/b6 domain-containing protein, giving the protein MPDRTYKRHDRSDIFIHWFNAVCWLLLLLTGVGLIQHPAIDPFGSGYPEALRAMVGGGANLLAIHEGLGLLWLIGFVVYLVVNFAGARFFLAEVFAVSPVRDMAWIVKKMVLMTVGPKPLAWIGLSPELPDQGYYNMGQKAFAQASVVGGVLIAVTGVILFLSDRTFGAAATGLVGWAITLHFIAVGVVFAGLLVHVYMAAISPEERPGFKSMFTGEVPGTYAKHHHRLWWEKIRTDRQEISERNVSGE; this is encoded by the coding sequence ATGCCTGATCGTACCTACAAGCGGCATGACCGATCCGATATATTCATCCACTGGTTCAACGCGGTGTGTTGGCTGCTTCTGCTGCTGACCGGCGTGGGACTGATTCAGCACCCGGCCATCGATCCTTTCGGGTCCGGGTACCCGGAGGCCCTGCGGGCCATGGTCGGGGGCGGGGCAAATCTGCTGGCCATCCATGAAGGGCTGGGCCTGTTGTGGCTGATCGGATTTGTGGTCTATCTCGTGGTCAATTTTGCTGGAGCACGGTTTTTTCTGGCCGAGGTCTTTGCGGTCAGTCCGGTCCGTGACATGGCGTGGATAGTCAAGAAAATGGTGCTCATGACCGTTGGTCCCAAGCCGTTGGCATGGATTGGCCTCAGCCCGGAACTGCCGGATCAGGGATATTACAACATGGGCCAGAAGGCCTTTGCCCAGGCCAGTGTGGTGGGCGGTGTGCTCATTGCCGTGACCGGCGTGATCCTCTTCCTGTCCGATCGGACGTTCGGGGCCGCAGCCACAGGGCTGGTCGGGTGGGCTATCACCTTGCATTTCATTGCCGTGGGCGTGGTTTTTGCCGGATTGTTGGTCCATGTGTACATGGCGGCCATTTCGCCGGAGGAGCGGCCCGGATTCAAATCCATGTTCACCGGCGAGGTGCCCGGAACATACGCCAAGCACCATCACCGTCTGTGGTGGGAAAAGATCAGGACCGACCGTCAGGAAATTTCGGAAAGAAATGTGTCCGGAGAATGA
- a CDS encoding 4Fe-4S dicluster domain-containing protein: MAQQLAMVIDAAQCIDCKACVVACKVANEVPEGQWRNWIKPLSETPVPGAKSQTARFQPGACMHCDVPTCVEACPTGATYKDMATGEVVIDEGLCIGCGNCVPACPYDARFRNAVKRKADKCNYCPERRAAGLPPACVDTCPTKARVFGDINDPESEAGRLYRKNADRLTRVAATTDTKPNMFYLGNPGPADWGREAVIPASMVAMKQAAPLVKGIVALSGLGVLAMLGRQLFAGTDDASTSGHKEDSDA; this comes from the coding sequence ATGGCGCAACAGCTCGCAATGGTTATTGACGCGGCTCAGTGCATCGATTGCAAGGCGTGCGTGGTTGCCTGCAAGGTCGCCAACGAGGTCCCGGAAGGGCAGTGGCGCAACTGGATCAAACCGCTCAGTGAGACACCTGTGCCTGGTGCCAAGAGTCAGACCGCCCGGTTTCAACCCGGAGCGTGTATGCACTGTGATGTCCCCACCTGTGTGGAGGCGTGTCCCACGGGAGCCACATACAAGGATATGGCCACTGGCGAAGTGGTTATCGACGAAGGGTTGTGCATCGGGTGTGGCAACTGTGTTCCGGCCTGTCCGTATGACGCGCGGTTTCGCAATGCGGTCAAGCGCAAGGCGGACAAGTGCAACTATTGCCCCGAGCGCAGGGCCGCAGGGTTGCCTCCGGCGTGTGTGGATACCTGTCCCACCAAGGCTCGGGTTTTTGGTGACATCAACGACCCCGAAAGCGAAGCCGGTCGGCTGTATCGCAAGAATGCGGATCGACTGACCCGCGTGGCGGCCACCACAGATACCAAACCGAATATGTTCTATCTCGGCAACCCCGGTCCGGCTGACTGGGGACGGGAAGCCGTTATTCCCGCGTCCATGGTCGCCATGAAGCAGGCTGCGCCGCTGGTCAAGGGGATTGTTGCCCTGTCCGGTCTGGGGGTGCTTGCCATGCTGGGCCGTCAGTTGTTTGCCGGGACCGACGATGCGTCCACTTCGGGACACAAGGAGGACTCCGATGCCTGA
- a CDS encoding molybdopterin-dependent oxidoreductase encodes MSRRDFFKASGLVAAGAVGGPAVLGGLKKAQAASSAVPAWDARFSACDMCFNKCGVIARVEDGVIRKLDPNPQFLKSRGMLCARGNAGIDQVYDPDRLKHPLLRVGERGEGKWQRIPWDEALDMAAQKMEAVRAKYTPCGHLFSAGTDLHSQFVSRFAEVYGSFNVTSHESLCLVSGNRAFLDTYGEVPFADVLNSKYIIMAGANRFEALVTPDSIDLMTAIREKGCTLVTLDPRYTKTAALSDAWYPIRPGTDMAFMLALAHVIIGEQLYDATWVAEKTYGLEQLAEHVKQYTPGFAAEQCGIPAEDITRMARELAAAAPAAMVYPGRRTSDYEDSTQIRRSFAIVNGLLGNWDRPGGLLAARQVGLKGVPYDAPWYDENQEDRIDAHTVPMMFEHEGSFLVTRDAVLAEDPYPVKGWFVYKTNPMGTAPNRQKTIEMMQSMDFVTVVDIAMSDTAWYADLVLPSQSYLERTDPCAGLQGSVACACVVKRDPVIEPLYESRPLFDIMKGIAGRLDLGEYFDFTIDEFRVKQTREIPEALEVMDRDGVYYNPSKVYGIYDGRIYKTLSKKVELYNQRYAQMGLDPMPVYTPPTIVPENRFRLVLGRDASVTQTSTINNRVLNELNPTNTLWLNTEAARKLGIANGDLVEVSSAVGRQELVAEVTDRIRKDTVYMLSGYNTLSTMQTLSHGNGASINALLEDDYDAITGNASMHTTFVSVTRKVA; translated from the coding sequence ATGTCTCGTCGCGATTTTTTCAAGGCGTCTGGTCTGGTCGCGGCCGGGGCGGTTGGCGGTCCGGCTGTGTTGGGAGGCCTGAAAAAAGCGCAGGCAGCATCGAGCGCAGTTCCGGCCTGGGATGCCCGATTCTCGGCCTGTGATATGTGTTTCAATAAATGCGGCGTGATTGCCCGAGTGGAAGACGGGGTCATTCGAAAACTCGATCCCAATCCGCAATTCCTCAAATCTCGCGGCATGTTGTGCGCACGCGGCAACGCGGGCATCGATCAGGTCTATGATCCGGATCGGTTGAAGCACCCACTGTTGCGCGTGGGGGAGCGGGGCGAAGGTAAATGGCAGCGTATTCCATGGGATGAAGCCCTGGACATGGCCGCCCAAAAGATGGAGGCGGTCCGCGCCAAATATACCCCCTGCGGCCATCTGTTCTCTGCCGGGACCGATCTGCATTCCCAGTTTGTCAGCCGGTTTGCCGAGGTTTACGGTTCCTTCAATGTCACGTCGCACGAATCCTTGTGTCTGGTGTCCGGCAATCGGGCATTTCTCGACACTTACGGAGAAGTCCCTTTTGCGGACGTCTTGAATTCCAAATACATCATCATGGCCGGTGCCAATCGATTCGAGGCATTGGTCACTCCGGATTCCATTGATCTGATGACAGCCATTCGCGAGAAAGGGTGTACGCTGGTGACGCTCGATCCCCGGTATACCAAGACCGCGGCCCTGTCGGATGCGTGGTATCCCATCAGGCCGGGAACGGACATGGCCTTCATGCTCGCACTGGCTCACGTCATCATCGGCGAACAGCTCTATGATGCCACATGGGTCGCGGAAAAGACCTATGGGCTTGAGCAGCTCGCTGAACACGTCAAACAGTACACGCCCGGTTTTGCGGCGGAGCAGTGCGGGATTCCGGCGGAAGACATCACGCGCATGGCCCGGGAACTGGCTGCTGCGGCTCCGGCGGCCATGGTGTATCCCGGACGGCGGACTTCGGACTATGAGGATTCTACCCAGATTCGTCGCAGTTTCGCCATCGTCAACGGATTGCTTGGCAACTGGGACCGTCCCGGTGGGCTATTGGCGGCCAGACAGGTGGGGCTCAAGGGCGTGCCCTATGACGCGCCGTGGTATGACGAGAATCAGGAAGACCGGATCGACGCCCACACGGTGCCCATGATGTTCGAGCATGAAGGGTCGTTTCTCGTGACCCGGGACGCGGTGTTGGCCGAGGATCCGTATCCCGTCAAAGGGTGGTTCGTGTACAAGACCAACCCCATGGGCACGGCTCCGAATCGGCAGAAGACCATCGAGATGATGCAGTCCATGGATTTCGTGACCGTGGTGGATATCGCCATGTCCGATACGGCCTGGTATGCGGATCTGGTCCTGCCGTCACAGAGTTATCTGGAACGTACCGACCCGTGCGCCGGATTGCAGGGGTCCGTTGCCTGCGCCTGTGTGGTCAAACGTGATCCCGTGATCGAGCCGCTCTACGAATCCCGACCGTTGTTTGACATTATGAAGGGCATTGCCGGGCGGCTGGACCTGGGCGAATATTTTGATTTCACCATCGATGAATTTCGCGTCAAACAGACCCGCGAGATTCCCGAGGCCCTAGAGGTCATGGACCGGGACGGGGTCTATTACAACCCGTCCAAGGTCTATGGCATCTATGATGGCCGTATCTACAAGACCCTGTCCAAGAAAGTGGAGCTGTACAACCAGCGGTATGCCCAGATGGGGCTTGATCCCATGCCGGTGTATACCCCACCGACCATTGTCCCGGAGAACCGGTTTCGTCTGGTGCTGGGGCGGGATGCGTCGGTGACGCAGACATCCACGATCAACAACAGGGTGCTCAACGAACTGAATCCCACCAATACCCTGTGGCTCAATACCGAGGCCGCCCGGAAACTCGGTATCGCGAACGGCGATCTGGTCGAAGTTTCCAGTGCCGTGGGCAGACAGGAATTGGTGGCGGAAGTCACTGACAGGATCAGGAAGGATACGGTGTACATGCTTTCAGGATACAATACCCTGTCCACTATGCAGACCCTGTCCCATGGCAATGGCGCGTCCATCAATGCGCTGTTGGAGGACGACTATGATGCAATTACCGGTAATGCTTCGATGCACACGACGTTTGTCTCTGTAACAAGGAAGGTGGCGTGA
- a CDS encoding cytochrome c: MHRTFTVTVASVLMTVFVVSMAFAMGDGNARKGKFLYRKNCRTCHNGTQAPDLSPADRTQAEWTDTFKNETSIPCAGEWGVSDKDVNDIFTYLHDYAKDSPSPAKCS; this comes from the coding sequence ATGCATCGTACTTTTACTGTGACTGTGGCGTCTGTTCTGATGACTGTCTTTGTCGTGTCCATGGCCTTTGCCATGGGGGATGGAAATGCCCGCAAGGGGAAATTCCTGTACCGCAAAAACTGTCGAACCTGTCACAATGGCACCCAGGCTCCTGACTTGAGTCCGGCTGATCGGACTCAGGCCGAGTGGACGGATACATTCAAGAATGAGACTTCGATTCCGTGTGCCGGAGAGTGGGGAGTTTCAGACAAGGATGTGAACGATATCTTCACCTATCTGCACGATTATGCAAAAGACTCGCCGTCTCCGGCCAAGTGCAGCTAA
- a CDS encoding metallophosphoesterase — MSRIAIMSDIHANFEALQAVFADLDRFTVDGVYSLGDQIGYGPQPQECVDLLRERDVQCLMGNHEQGLINIYYLRRFNQPAADALRATREMLSEDAYQWLVSRPKTRVVLGCRLVHGTPPDSVGDYLWSHEKDMNAVFSRYAEDVCFVGHTHDLVRYVHQGSSSEQYSLPQGDILLEPAMRHLVNIGSVGQPRDGDNRAKYGLFDLDSRVLTMRFVPYDIQKTVDRIRRHGFHRAFGDRLW; from the coding sequence ATGAGTCGCATTGCCATCATGTCGGATATCCATGCCAATTTCGAGGCGTTGCAGGCGGTTTTTGCCGACCTGGACCGGTTCACGGTGGACGGGGTGTATTCCCTTGGCGATCAGATCGGGTACGGGCCACAGCCACAGGAGTGTGTGGACCTGCTTCGTGAACGCGATGTGCAGTGTCTCATGGGCAACCACGAACAAGGACTCATCAATATTTATTACCTCCGGAGATTCAATCAGCCTGCGGCAGACGCCTTGCGTGCGACCCGTGAAATGCTGTCCGAAGATGCGTATCAATGGCTCGTGTCCCGGCCCAAGACCCGAGTGGTCCTCGGATGTCGGTTGGTCCACGGAACCCCGCCGGACAGTGTGGGCGACTATCTGTGGTCCCACGAAAAAGACATGAATGCGGTTTTTTCCCGGTATGCGGAAGACGTCTGCTTCGTCGGGCACACGCACGATCTGGTCCGCTACGTCCATCAGGGCAGTTCGTCGGAACAATATTCTTTGCCGCAGGGTGACATTCTTCTCGAACCGGCGATGCGGCATCTGGTGAATATCGGGTCCGTGGGACAACCACGGGACGGAGACAACCGCGCCAAGTACGGCCTCTTCGATCTCGATTCCCGTGTCCTGACCATGCGTTTTGTCCCGTATGATATCCAGAAAACTGTGGATCGTATTCGCCGACACGGCTTTCATCGTGCCTTTGGTGACCGCCTCTGGTAG